One window of Elaeis guineensis isolate ETL-2024a chromosome 11, EG11, whole genome shotgun sequence genomic DNA carries:
- the LOC105053535 gene encoding LOW QUALITY PROTEIN: xylulose 5-phosphate/phosphate translocator, chloroplastic (The sequence of the model RefSeq protein was modified relative to this genomic sequence to represent the inferred CDS: inserted 1 base in 1 codon), with product MLSLHTPLPFSSTALLGRTKTHNPRHHATPNSTLTNLHALVRLPPSVLLQRPTLTFPSLIPRAAAADGDHPIAPIPKENQEDLDDSKDGEDSIPDQNEANEDNDDDEEEEDEDEEEENSTRTKDSITKSVPKNESKSKTNTLNLALVVGLWYFHSVIFNIYNKKVLNLFPYPWLLASFQLLVASLWMGFLWASRLQSFPRVSKKFFAALLGPAFFHAIGHVYACVSFSKVAVSFTHVIKTSEPVFSVVLSALHGRFYPLHVWLSVLPIVAGCSLAAVTEASFDAHGLWTALISNAGFVLRNIHSKHSLYDFSHVSGLNLYGWITIVSLLYLFPVAVFVEGSRWAGGVQRALAAVPTPWTFYGWVLLSGXFYHLYNQTSHRALEKMSSSAFSVGNSMKRVVVIVASVLVFGNPIRPLNALGSGIAILGTFLYSRATATEKKDNKAVSKTKTS from the exons ATGCTTTCGTTGCACACTCCACTGCCCTTCTCATCAACCGCTCTCCTCGGCCGCACCAAAACCCACAACCCGAGACACCATGCCACTCCCAACTCCACTCTCACGAATCTCCACGCACTCGTCCGTTTGCCCCCTTCTGTCCTCCTTCAAAGACCCACTCTCACATTCCCCAGTCTCATCCCCAGAGCAGCAGCAGCAGATGGAGACCACCCCATTGCTCCAATACCGAAAGAGAACCAAGAAGATTTGGACGACTCGAAAGATGGAGAAGACTCCATTCCAGAtcaaaatgaagcaaatgaagATAACGATgacgatgaggaggaggaggatgaggatgaGGAAGAAGAAAATTCCACCCGTACCAAAGACAGTATCACCAAATCTGTACCCAAAAATGAATCCAAATCCAAAACCAATACCTTAAACTTGGCCTTGGTGGTCGGCCTTTGGTACTTCCATAGCGTAATCTTCAACATCTACAACAAGAAGGTGCTCAACCTCTTCCCCTACCCCTGGTTGCTCGCCTCCTTCCAGCTGCTCGTAGCCTCCCTCTGGATGGGCTTCCTCTGGGCCTCCCGCCTCCAGTCTTTCCCCCGAGTCTCCAAGAAATTCTTCGCCGCGCTCCTCGGCCCCGCGTTCTTCCACGCCATCGGCCACGTCTACGCCTGCGTCTCCTTCTCCAAGGTCGCCGTCTCCTTCACCCACGTCATCAAGACTTCCGAGCCCGTCTTCTCCGTCGTCCTCTCCGCCCTCCACGGCCGCTTCTACCCCCTCCACGTCTGGCTCTCCGTCCTCCCCATCGTCGCCGGCTGCTCCCTCGCCGCCGTCACCGAGGCCTCCTTCGACGCCCACGGCCTCTGGACCGCCCTCATCTCCAACGCCGGCTTCGTCCTCCGCAACATCCACTCCAAGCACAGCCTCTACGATTTCTCCCACGTCAGTGGCCTCAATCTCTACGGCTGGATCACCATCGTCTCCCTCCTTTACCTCTTCCCGGTCGCCGTCTTCGTCGAGGGGTCCCGGTGGGCGGGTGGCGTCCAACGGGCGCTCGCCGCGGTGCCCACGCCGTGGACGTTCTACGGGTGGGTGCTCCTCTCGG TTTTCTACCACCTCTACAACCAGACGTCCCACCGGGCGCTTGAGAAGATGAGTTCATCGGCGTTCTCGGTCGGGAATAGCATGAAGCGGGTGGTGGTCATCGTGGCCTCAGTGCTCGTGTTCGGGAATCCGATCCGGCCGCTGAATGCTCTCGGCTCGGGGATCGCGATACTCGGGACATTCTTGTATTCGCGGGCAACGGCGACGGAAAAGAAGGATAATAAGGCTGTTTCCAAGACGAAGACCAGCTAA